The Actinomycetota bacterium genome segment ACGCGATGGACGCGCTCGTGCGGCAGGGGCGCAAGGTGGAGGTGCTCGAGGCGTACGAGCAGGTGGGTGCCTCGGTGGCGCTGCCCGCGCCGACGCTGCTCGCGGTCGCCAGCGCGGCGGAGGGCCTGAAGCGCCACGACCTCGCCCAGCCGGCGTACACGAGGCTGCTGCGCGAGCATCCCGGACGGCCCGAGGCCGAGAAGGCGGAGTTCCGGCTCGCGCACGTGCTGCTCGCGACCGGCCGGGACGCGGACGCGCGCGCGGTGTGGCGCGACTTCCTCGCCCGCTACCCGGAGAGCACGTGGCGCGAGTACGCGGAGCCGCGGCTCGCCGCGATCGGACCGGCGGAAGGGACGGCGGCGCCCGCGGCCGAGACGCCCGCTCCCGCGCCGGCCGCGCCGCCTGCCGCAGGGCCGGATGGCCTGCCCGCGGTCGAGCACGAGCCGTCAGCCGAGACCGGCTGGACGTTCTGAGCCGGGCGGCTTCGCCGCGCGCGCCGCTACGACTTGCGCGCGATGAAGAAGTCCGCCATCTCCAGCAGCAGCTTCTTCGGCTTGCTCGGCGGCAGCACC includes the following:
- a CDS encoding tetratricopeptide repeat protein; the protein is AMDALVRQGRKVEVLEAYEQVGASVALPAPTLLAVASAAEGLKRHDLAQPAYTRLLREHPGRPEAEKAEFRLAHVLLATGRDADARAVWRDFLARYPESTWREYAEPRLAAIGPAEGTAAPAAETPAPAPAAPPAAGPDGLPAVEHEPSAETGWTF